From the genome of Modestobacter marinus:
CGTCGAACCTGAAGACGTCCCGGAACGTGCCGGGCGGGGAGCTCAACGCCTCGAGGCAGGGCGCGTCGATGAGCGCCGTGGTCGTCCCGCTGGCCACGCCGTCGAGCGTGCCGGTGAACGTGAGGGTGCCCTCGACCTGGAACAGGCACGTGCTCGTGCTGACGTCCCGTGTCTCCAGGCTGGAGAAGTCGATGGCAGCGGTGAAGGCCCCTGCCGCGTGGACTCGTTGCGCGGATGCCGCCTGCGTCGCGGCAGGCTCGTGTGTCGTCGCACCGGCCGCCGACGTGCCACCGATGAGGACGAGCGTGATCGCGGAGAGGACGACGGCTGACCGGGAGACGATGCGCAGCACGACTGCACCCTTCGTCGTGTCTCAGTTCCTGCCGTGGATCGTCCTGCCGCACCCGTCGCGACGTCAACGGGTTGCTCCCGGGTCGTGCACCGCTCGTGTCGGACTCTTCGGCGCACCGTCGGAGTCCAAGAGGTCGCGCTCTCAACCACCGACCTGTGATGCGTGGCACAGTCGCGGGTGACCACCGTGGCTGTGGTCCATCCGAGGGAGGAACTCGATGACGCCGTCAGCACCGCAGGCCTCGACCCCGGCTGAGCCCGCCGTCACCACCGACGTCCTGGTCGTCGGCTCCGGCCCGGCGGGGGCGTCGGCCGCGCTGCTCCTCGCCACCTACGGGACGTCGACGCTGCTGGTCACCAAGTACGGCCGGCTGTCCGACACCCCGCGGGCGCACATCACCAACCAGCGCACGGTGGAGGTGCTGCGCGACGTCGGCCTGGAGGAGCGGCTCCTGCAGGAGGCGACGCCCTGGGAGTCGATGGGCAACACCACCTTCTGCACCAGCCTCGCGGGGGAGGAGCTCGGCCGGATCCCCTCCTGGGGCACCGACACGGTCCGGCACGCCGACTACGAGCTGCAGAGCCCGTGCGCGATGCTCGACGCGCCGCAGACGATCACCGAGCCGATCATGGTGCAGGCCGCCCAGGAGCGCGGGGCGCGGGTCCGGTTCGACACGAGCTACGTCTCCCACGTCCAGGACGACGACGGCGTCACGACCACGCTGCAGGACCGGCTGACCGGGCTGACCTACACCGTCCGCTCGAAGTACCTGGTCGGGGCCGACGGCGCACGCAGCCAGGTGGCCGCCGACCTCGACCTGCCCTTCGAGGGCCCGGGCGCCGTCGGGGGCGCGCTGAGCATCGTCTTCGAGGCCGACCTCTCCCGCTTCGTCGCGCACCGGCCGTCGGTCCTCTACTGGATGCTGCAGCCCGGCGCGGAGAAGGAGGGCGTCGGCCTCGGCGTGCTCCGGATGATCAAGCCCTGGACCGAGTGGATGCTCATGTGGGGCTACGAGGTGGCCGCCGGCCCACCCGACCTCAGCGACGAGTTCGTCCGGGAGCTCGCGGTCGCGCTGGTCGGCAGCGACGACTTCGAGATGCGGGTGAAGTCGAGCTCGCCGTGGACGGTGAACCACCACTTCGCCACGACGATCGCCCAGGGCCGGGTCTTCTGCGCCGGCGACGCCGTCCACCGGCACCCGCCGACCAACGGCCTGGGGTCCAACACCTCCATCCAGGACTCCTACAACCTGGCCTGGAAGCTCGCCCACGTGGTGGCCGGGACGGCGGACCCGTCGCTGCTGGAGACCTACGACGCCGAGCGGGCACCGATCGCCCGGCAGATCGTCGAGCGGGCCAACCAGAGCATCGCCGACACCGGGAAGATCCTGAGCGCCCTCGACCTCGAGCACACGGAGGCCGACGCACTCGAACGCCAGCTCGCACTGTGGAAGGCGCCGGGCGCGGAGGGCGAGAAGATCCGGGCCGCCGTCCGGGAGGCCATCGCCTACAAGGCCTACGAGTTCGACGCCCACGGCGTCGAGCACAACCAGCGGTACGCCAGCTCCGCGGTGGTCCCCGACGGGACGCCGATGCCCGAGTACCGCCGGGACCCGGAGCTGTACGCGCAGCCCACCACCTGGCCCGGCGCCAAGCTCCCGCACACCTGGGTGACCCGGGGCGGCGTGCGGACCTCCACCCTCGACCTCGTCGGCCGCGGCCGGTTCAGCGTGCTCACCGGCATCGGCGGAGCGGCGTGGCTCGCGGCTGCCGACACCCTCGGCGAGGAGGCCGGGCTGTCGCTCACCACCGTCTCGATCGGGCCGGGTCAGCCCGTCGAGGACCCGTACGGCACCTGGGCCGACCTGCGGGAGATCGAGGACGGCGGCGTCCTGCTCGTCCGCCCGGACGGGTACGTCGCCGCCCGGTACCCGTCCTCACCCCCGTCGGAGCAGCAGGCCGCCGACTGGCTGGCCGCGGCACTCGGCGCCGTCCTCGGCCGCGACCTGGGCCGGGGCCTGGACCGGGCCCAGCGGTAGGGAGGCGCGCGCGGCGGGCGTCCCGGTCGGTCGGTGCCTGCGCGCACCAGCGGGCCCGACCACCTTGGTCAGCGCAGGTACCTTCGGACGCGTCGACGGACCGCCGGGCAGGTCCGCGACGGCGGGCTGAACCGGGGGGTGTCATGCGAGGGCGGCGGATCTGGGCGCTGCTCGCGGTGGCGGCCGTGCTGGCCATGCACGGCGTGCAGTGCATGGGCGGGGTCGTCGACTCGACCTCCACCCCGCCGGCCGCAGTCGCCCCGTCCGACTCCCACCACGGCGCCGCCGCCTCCACGGCCGACGGCATGCACCACGTCACCACACCCGCGTCCACGCACCAGGACGCCGCTCCGCACGGCATGCCCGCCCACGGAGCGGACGTCTGGACGGTGTGCCTCTCGGTGCTGTTCACCGCGCTGACCTCCCTGGGCGTCGCGGTCCTGCTGCGCGGGCGGACCACCCTCTCGCTGCGGGGGCCGCCGCCGTCGGTGCGGAGGCTCCGGCACCTCCTCCGGCCCGCCCCGGCGCCGGACCTCGCGTCCCTCTGTCTCCTGCGGATCTAGGCCGAGTGCCCGCCCCGTCCCAGCACCCGTGCTGGGACGGGGCCCTCAGGCATGCCCTCATCCGCAGGTAGACAGGAGACATCTCGATGACCCGCACCACCGCACGACTCGCCCGCCTGACCGGCGGGCTCATCGCCGGCGCCGTCGTCCTCACCGGCTGCGCCGGCGAGGACGGCCCCGCCGTCGACGCAGGCCGCGCCACGGCCCCGGCCGAGGGGTTCAACGACGCGGACGTCGCGTTCGCGCAGGGCATGATCCCGCACCACGAGGGCGCCCTGACGATGGCCGAGGTGGCCGTCGACCGTGCCCAGGACCCGCGGGTCCGCGACCTGGCCGAGCGGA
Proteins encoded in this window:
- a CDS encoding FAD-dependent oxidoreductase, giving the protein MTPSAPQASTPAEPAVTTDVLVVGSGPAGASAALLLATYGTSTLLVTKYGRLSDTPRAHITNQRTVEVLRDVGLEERLLQEATPWESMGNTTFCTSLAGEELGRIPSWGTDTVRHADYELQSPCAMLDAPQTITEPIMVQAAQERGARVRFDTSYVSHVQDDDGVTTTLQDRLTGLTYTVRSKYLVGADGARSQVAADLDLPFEGPGAVGGALSIVFEADLSRFVAHRPSVLYWMLQPGAEKEGVGLGVLRMIKPWTEWMLMWGYEVAAGPPDLSDEFVRELAVALVGSDDFEMRVKSSSPWTVNHHFATTIAQGRVFCAGDAVHRHPPTNGLGSNTSIQDSYNLAWKLAHVVAGTADPSLLETYDAERAPIARQIVERANQSIADTGKILSALDLEHTEADALERQLALWKAPGAEGEKIRAAVREAIAYKAYEFDAHGVEHNQRYASSAVVPDGTPMPEYRRDPELYAQPTTWPGAKLPHTWVTRGGVRTSTLDLVGRGRFSVLTGIGGAAWLAAADTLGEEAGLSLTTVSIGPGQPVEDPYGTWADLREIEDGGVLLVRPDGYVAARYPSSPPSEQQAADWLAAALGAVLGRDLGRGLDRAQR
- a CDS encoding DUF6153 family protein — its product is MRGRRIWALLAVAAVLAMHGVQCMGGVVDSTSTPPAAVAPSDSHHGAAASTADGMHHVTTPASTHQDAAPHGMPAHGADVWTVCLSVLFTALTSLGVAVLLRGRTTLSLRGPPPSVRRLRHLLRPAPAPDLASLCLLRI